AGCACTTCCGAAACTTTTTAAAGCTTAGAAAAAGTGAAAGCAACATATTGATCAATAACAGCTAAGTTTTTTAATGCAACGTTTAAGGAAAGGCTTGATTTCATGAATTCAGAAATTAATTTAAAAAATCATATTTGTGAAATTGGAAAAAAGCTTTATGATAAAGGCTTTGTCGCAGCTAATGATGGCAATATATCCATCCGCTTACACGATCATGAATTTCTTATTACACCTACAGGAGTTAGTAAAGGCAGCATGACTCCCGAGATGATTATTAAAATAGATGAGAATGGGACAGTGCTTGAAGGAAACTACAAACCTTCTTCAGAAATGAAGATGCATTTTGCTGTATATGAGAACCGTCATGACGTACAAGCATGTGTCCATGTTCACCCGCCATTTTCAACCGCATTTGCCATTGCCGGAATACCATTAGATCAAGCCATTATGCCAGAATCTGTTGTCTTTCTTGGTACAATTCCTGTGGCAGAATATGGAACACCCTCAACAAACGAAATACCAAATGCAGTAAAAAGATATG
Above is a genomic segment from Neobacillus endophyticus containing:
- a CDS encoding class II aldolase/adducin family protein, translated to MNSEINLKNHICEIGKKLYDKGFVAANDGNISIRLHDHEFLITPTGVSKGSMTPEMIIKIDENGTVLEGNYKPSSEMKMHFAVYENRHDVQACVHVHPPFSTAFAIAGIPLDQAIMPESVVFLGTIPVAEYGTPSTNEIPNAVKRYVQNHQGVLLENHGALTWGKDLDHAYYLMESLEFTAKINWIAKQLNGDRELSQKHVETLVRMKTQMGIKGESPKGVITPEGIHAQKFSPSANRSLSEEDLDLIAEKVTKNLLGELRKLF